One Malassezia vespertilionis chromosome 6, complete sequence genomic window, ACTCTAGGCACATGCCACAAACGAGCATGCCGACGTAGCTTACAGACCACCATACCATGACGCCTTCGCCATACGTCGAAAACGTGCGGCCAAAGGGTATACCAAATGGAATGTTGAGCAGTGTGATCATCAACGATATGGGTATGTACGCAAGCACGGGCGTCAAAGTCCGCACAGCGAGCATCGATCGGAACGTGAGATACTTTTGGATGCCTTGGCGTGCAGCAAACAATGCCATGGTTACTTGGAGGGTCATGATGGTCAGGTAGATCAGACCGACAAAGGTAGGTGCAATCGCGACGGGAATGTCCCACGGCGCAAGGTCGTCCACAGTAAATCCAACGGGCTGCGAAAGGGTCTGAGgagcacgcagcgcagcctGCAAGAGACTGGGCTGCTGGGTCGCCTGCTGGAGAAACTCGGTGGAGAGGCGCTTGGAGAGTCCGGCAATggcttgctgcagcacattttGGGTGGGAATAAGCACGGTCGACGGGACGGTCGAGtagctgcgcgcggagctAATGGTCAGTCGGATCAGCTCGGTACCATCGTAGCTCGCATTGCCTTGCATGCGTGCTGTGGTAAGCCTGTCCGTTGCGCCCTCTGCAATCTCGACCGCGAGCCAGTACGTCTGTTGTGGCTCGATCGTATTCGCCGTCGTGCTACGGTCTTTGTACATGTTGGGATCGCCGAGAACGTAGGTGGGTCGCGGACGCACTGGGCTTTGGTTTGTCTGCAAGAGCGCATCGGTGATCGTCTGCCCAATAATGCCATTGTCGAGGTTCACGACCAGCGCCTCCTGTCGCGTCGAGAAATCATTTTCTTTCCATAGCGAGCCCCAGTAGATGGCCATCATGGCCCACACAACAACCATCATTGAAACGGTGACCATCACTGCGGGTTTCAGGTAGGACACACGCAGGCTTTTGAGCTCTGGATCCCAAAAGCCGTGCGAACACAGCTGCGGCGTGggctgctgtgcagcggcatcgCTTTTTTCAGCCTCGTAATAGGCAGAAGAAGGGTTGCTCGTGTCGTGGGGAGCGTTGCTTGGCTCCAGTATATATGCAGGCATTCCTTTCGCTCCTTGCGACATGTTTGTCACCGACAGCTTGTTCCGATTAGTTGATCGCGCCACGGCAGTGGTGTGAGCTTTCGCAGCTTAGTCATACACCTAGTGTACGTTTTTTAGTGTTGGACAacgcgcgtggcgctgtCCAGGAAATGCAGCTGCGGGAAGATGGGCATGTGGATGCGAGTTAGTGAATTTAATAATGCGCCGTTGCCCAAAGGCAGTGGCATCAACCCTC contains:
- a CDS encoding uncharacterized protein (TransMembrane:6 (i67-86o268-294i315-336o348-369i376-396o437-458i); COG:S; EggNog:ENOG503NWPD) — its product is MSQGAKGMPAYILEPSNAPHDTSNPSSAYYEAEKSDAAAQQPTPQLCSHGFWDPELKSLRVSYLKPAVMVTVSMMVVVWAMMAIYWGSLWKENDFSTRQEALVVNLDNGIIGQTITDALLQTNQSPVRPRPTYVLGDPNMYKDRSTTANTIEPQQTYWLAVEIAEGATDRLTTARMQGNASYDGTELIRLTISSARSYSTVPSTVLIPTQNVLQQAIAGLSKRLSTEFLQQATQQPSLLQAALRAPQTLSQPVGFTVDDLAPWDIPVAIAPTFVGLIYLTIMTLQVTMALFAARQGIQKYLTFRSMLAVRTLTPVLAYIPISLMITLLNIPFGIPFGRTFSTYGEGVMVWWSVSYVGMLVCGMCLESVITILGPPFIGLFLILFIITNVSVSNLPIPLSVSFFKYGYAMPFYNIRQMYLSIIFHTGKHILILKYMGILWAWLALIALTFPLFVYIDYLRRRKVYHHERKPELVAA